The Pleuronectes platessa chromosome 10, fPlePla1.1, whole genome shotgun sequence genome contains a region encoding:
- the LOC128449172 gene encoding sialic acid-binding Ig-like lectin 14: MFVLIWATLLFSVRVSDAETGSSVWGKQSRPLTDYCITLVEGEITAEAGLCVVIPCSFTVPEDIKVLHIVWFKCESTKQRCGDGDRIFNSNTFSDKVQSEFKGRVSLLESDVSQKNCSIIVNDLKESDSGTYQLKVNTSPSEGSYNFLQRATVSVQGLSQRPTVMIPPLTEGQLTTLTCTAPGLCSGSEPTFTWRWRGRGESDADLTGNITAFETENVAEFAKRRSSTLSFSPSAEHHGTNITCTVLFQGHVSTEETATLSVSCE; the protein is encoded by the exons atgtttgttctcatctgggcgactctgcttttctctgtgagagTCAGCGATGCTGAGACAg GTTCTTCAGTGTGGGGGAAACAAAGTCGTCCGTTGACAGATTACTGTATCACTCTAGTTGAAGGAGAAATAACAGCGGAGGCCGGACTCTGTGTCGTGATACCATGCTCCTTCACTGTTCCTGAGGATATCAAAGTCTTACATatagtttggtttaaatgtgaATCGACCAAACAGAGATGTGGTGATGGAGACAGGATTTTCAACAGTAACACCTTCAGCGATAAGGTTCAGTCGGAGTTTAAAGGACGAGTGTCACTGCTGGAGTCTGATGTGAGccagaaaaactgcagcatcatCGTCAATGACCTGAAGGAGTCGGACTCTGGAACATATCAACTCAAAGTTAACACTTCACCGAGTGAAGGTTCATATAATTTCCTCCAAAGAGCAACTGTCTCTGTTCAAG GTCTGAGTCAGAGGCCCACAGTGATGATTCCACCTCTGACGGAAGGACAGCTGACCACACTGACCTGCACAGCTCCTGGTCTCTGCTCTGGATCTGAACCTACATTCACCTGGAggtggcgaggaagaggagagagcgacGCTGACCTCACAGGAAACATCACGGCCTTCGAAACTGAGAATGTGGCTGAGTTCGCTAAGAGACGCAGCTCGACTCTGTCCTTCTCcccttcagctgaacatcacggAACCAACATCACCTGCACGGTCCTCTTCCAAGGACAcgtgagcacagaggagacggcGACTCTGAGTGTGAGCTGTGAGTAG